The Anabaena sp. WA102 genome contains a region encoding:
- a CDS encoding DUF1156 domain-containing protein, with amino-acid sequence MNQAAIEQSFPIQEVSEYSAKEKNIRHGHISTLHIWWARRPLAASRATIYAALVPAFTESEIKQKNQFIAELSKWENANNQELLNQARADILKANNGIPPKVLDPFSGGGSIPLEALRLGCETYANDLNPVAVLIEKATLEFPQKYGQLKTRIIELADAKNKEVQNPTLEQEYNPLLEDVKKWGNWVLETAKKEIGTFYPHETDGRIPVGYIWARTVTCQNPDCRVEIPLMRQTWLAKKDNKKVALKIIPIIHESGNNQIDFEIVANDNIDFDPTTGTVARAKVICPCCGSSLTDKDTRKQFIDGIASQRMVAVVLHNPKQSGKTYRLATAEDMEIFNDAQSYLESKQNDLWDKWGIDPIPDEELPLMSGVFNVPLYGMNTWGSLFNSRQKLALITFADAVKQAHQLILKEGYDEDYAKAIATYLALIIDRQIDYNSTLCSWHNTGEKINHTFTRQALGMVWDYLELNPLSHSTGDFNSALEWVIRVINSNSISSLSFATTTQSSATNLFYPDNYFDAIITDPPYYNSVTYADLSDFFYVWLSRTIGEYYPELFATPLTPKSEEITEMKGWDSVRYGNKDKQFFEDKIGQAFQEISRTLKPSGIAVIVFAHKSTDAWETIINALSKANLYLTASIPIHSEMKARLRGQESAVLASSIYMVCRKRTSEETAYFEEIETQVQEKIKERLDHFWSQGISGSDFFISAIGPALEVFGKYQTVETYAGDTIEAATLLEFIRKTVSEYALTKILKNPQELGGIDPQTRFYLLWRWTFGNSKVIFDEGRKLASACGIEITEYWNKGFIKKDKEFITVLSPKDRDKKFIDQEKLENMIDILHQMLLLWEKNNREKITELLTNTGQLNNNAFWQVAQSISEVLPDGDKEKQMLQGLLYGRESYQKGGNEGKQLGLF; translated from the coding sequence ATGAACCAAGCAGCTATAGAACAATCATTTCCCATCCAAGAAGTTAGCGAATATTCCGCTAAAGAAAAAAACATTAGACATGGACATATTTCTACCTTACATATTTGGTGGGCAAGACGACCTTTAGCTGCTTCCCGTGCTACTATTTATGCTGCTTTAGTTCCGGCTTTTACTGAATCAGAAATTAAACAGAAAAATCAATTTATAGCAGAACTTTCTAAATGGGAAAATGCTAATAATCAAGAATTATTAAATCAAGCTAGAGCAGATATTTTAAAAGCTAATAATGGGATTCCTCCCAAGGTTTTAGACCCCTTTTCTGGTGGTGGTTCTATTCCTTTGGAAGCGTTGAGATTGGGTTGTGAAACCTATGCTAATGATTTAAACCCTGTAGCGGTTTTAATTGAAAAAGCTACTTTAGAATTTCCCCAAAAATATGGACAATTAAAAACTAGAATTATTGAACTTGCAGATGCTAAAAACAAAGAAGTTCAAAATCCCACACTTGAACAGGAATATAATCCTCTATTGGAAGATGTGAAAAAATGGGGTAATTGGGTATTAGAAACAGCCAAGAAGGAAATCGGTACATTTTACCCCCATGAAACCGATGGACGCATCCCTGTAGGTTATATTTGGGCAAGAACTGTTACTTGTCAAAATCCTGATTGTAGGGTGGAAATTCCCCTCATGCGTCAAACTTGGTTAGCTAAAAAAGATAATAAAAAGGTTGCTTTAAAAATTATTCCTATTATTCATGAATCAGGAAATAATCAAATTGATTTTGAAATTGTCGCAAATGATAATATTGATTTTGATCCTACAACGGGTACAGTAGCAAGAGCTAAGGTAATTTGTCCCTGTTGTGGTAGTAGTTTAACTGATAAAGATACTAGAAAACAATTTATAGATGGTATTGCTAGTCAAAGAATGGTTGCGGTGGTTTTACACAATCCTAAACAATCTGGTAAAACCTATCGGTTAGCAACTGCTGAAGATATGGAAATATTTAATGATGCTCAATCTTATTTAGAATCTAAGCAGAATGATTTATGGGATAAGTGGGGTATTGATCCTATTCCTGATGAAGAATTACCTTTAATGAGTGGTGTTTTTAATGTTCCTTTATATGGAATGAATACCTGGGGATCTTTATTTAATTCCCGTCAAAAGTTAGCTTTAATTACGTTTGCTGATGCTGTAAAACAAGCTCATCAATTAATCTTAAAAGAAGGGTATGATGAAGATTATGCTAAAGCGATCGCTACTTATTTGGCTTTAATTATAGATAGGCAAATTGATTACAATTCAACTTTGTGTAGTTGGCATAATACAGGCGAAAAAATTAATCATACTTTTACCCGTCAAGCATTAGGTATGGTATGGGACTATTTAGAATTAAATCCATTAAGTCATTCAACAGGAGATTTTAATTCAGCCTTAGAATGGGTAATTAGAGTTATTAACAGCAATTCAATATCCTCACTTAGTTTTGCTACAACAACCCAATCATCAGCAACAAATTTATTTTATCCTGATAATTACTTTGATGCAATTATCACAGATCCACCTTATTATAACAGCGTTACTTATGCTGATTTATCAGATTTTTTCTATGTTTGGTTATCAAGAACAATAGGTGAATACTACCCCGAATTATTTGCTACTCCTCTCACTCCTAAATCAGAAGAAATTACAGAAATGAAGGGCTGGGATAGTGTCAGATATGGGAATAAAGATAAACAATTTTTTGAAGATAAAATAGGCCAAGCGTTTCAAGAAATTTCCCGCACCTTAAAACCATCAGGAATAGCTGTTATTGTTTTTGCCCATAAATCTACAGATGCTTGGGAAACTATTATTAATGCACTTTCAAAAGCTAATTTATATCTAACTGCAAGTATTCCCATTCATAGCGAAATGAAAGCTAGATTAAGAGGACAAGAATCAGCCGTATTAGCATCATCAATATATATGGTATGTCGTAAACGCACCAGTGAAGAAACAGCCTATTTTGAAGAAATAGAAACCCAAGTACAGGAAAAGATCAAAGAAAGATTAGACCATTTTTGGAGTCAAGGAATCAGCGGTAGTGACTTCTTTATTTCTGCTATTGGTCCTGCATTAGAAGTATTTGGAAAATACCAAACCGTAGAAACTTATGCAGGAGACACCATAGAAGCAGCAACCCTATTAGAATTTATCCGTAAAACCGTTAGTGAATACGCATTAACTAAAATTCTCAAAAACCCGCAAGAACTGGGAGGAATTGACCCCCAAACCCGCTTTTATTTACTATGGCGCTGGACATTTGGTAATAGTAAAGTCATATTTGACGAAGGACGAAAATTAGCCTCTGCTTGTGGTATAGAAATTACGGAATATTGGAATAAGGGATTTATTAAGAAAGATAAAGAATTTATTACTGTCCTCAGTCCCAAGGACAGAGATAAAAAATTTATTGACCAAGAAAAACTAGAAAACATGATTGATATCCTGCATCAAATGTTATTATTATGGGAGAAGAATAATAGAGAGAAAATTACAGAACTTTTAACCAACACAGGACAATTAAACAATAATGCCTTTTGGCAAGTAGCACAATCTATTTCTGAAGTATTACCAGATGGTGATAAGGAAAAGCAGATGTTACAAGGTTTACTTTATGGACGGGAAAGTTATCAAAAGGGAGGAAATGAAGGTAAACAATTAGGGTTGTTTTAA
- a CDS encoding type II toxin-antitoxin system VapC family toxin yields MQVIKFAFLSISVITEMELIVGCRNKLELQHINKFLSRYDISQINDNISIFTVELIKTYRLSHGLLMPDAFIAATSIINNFPLLTKNQSDYRFISGINLLPYP; encoded by the coding sequence TTGCAGGTTATTAAATTTGCGTTCCTTAGTATTAGCGTTATTACTGAAATGGAATTAATAGTAGGCTGTAGAAACAAACTAGAATTACAGCATATCAACAAATTTTTATCCCGTTATGACATTAGCCAAATCAATGATAATATATCAATTTTTACGGTAGAATTAATCAAAACCTACCGTTTAAGTCATGGATTATTAATGCCAGATGCCTTTATTGCTGCTACATCTATTATTAATAATTTTCCTTTACTAACAAAGAACCAAAGTGATTATCGCTTTATTTCTGGAATTAATTTACTCCCTTATCCTTAA
- a CDS encoding ATP-binding protein: MTLPAWWNIATPRKEICDGTFNESSFAVDIAEVVKGTAPQEYLDARLFFEKTYLTSGLQRLICNVLTCIANSTGDKVIQLQTPFGGGKTHSLLAIYHLVKSFSEINHLSQIQSLANNLSIPSTKVAVFVGTEADVINGKTPWGKIAEQLGCYHLIKDHDQKRIAPGKEILREIIKQSGSVLILIDELLAYITKANQLEKQEKIAQGQTLVFLQEITEVIAASNNSVLILTLPKSDLEQFDEAATRALSQLEKIAGRVETIYVPVDGVEIYEVVRKRLFDSIGDIDQHKQTAETYFRLYQQLGNDVPSEVKEISYRDKIEQAYPFHPELIDTLYERWGSFPTFQRTRGVLRLLAEVIKDLYKQGADPLIQSSQINLSNPALKRELIKHIGNEFDSIITSDIMGKSQQIDRDMGSEYEKYNIASKLATGVFFYSFSGSDRRGVSLSWLRIALLNSSIPSTIIGDAIAKLADNLWYFHEEKPLYSFKNEPNLNRVIVDREQLIDDEQITDKLRELIKEQPKSKFFETHIWKESQDIPDHTKFKLVILHPNYKKGDEETEKFTQELFSNTSFRIYKNTVFLVIVDAANYVTLEKHLKRYLALSAITEDQDLKKTLSLSSKTDLQDKLSQAKKDTVNGLIVAYRHLAWCGQNTIDYNDFSTATKVEGNSWLERIENHLKNQRHIISKIAPNVLLKGLSANETEKSLQDIYNNSLRTPGQKPLLENELVILEAVKIGVKEGKFGVRFNEKLYYEDNLHEVTLAAILVRPELAQAEKTQLQTQSDNNSNNNSDSHSNKTPENISQTSSGNSTVENPLVNPGKVETPSGTYNVNPSSEAKTQTKVKKVKFKADLPWSKLSNLVRGVITPLQAGASNIKITIEIEAESSQGYDRHTLDNTVKETLKQLDSKILNWEEDEK, encoded by the coding sequence ATGACATTACCAGCATGGTGGAATATTGCCACCCCAAGAAAAGAAATTTGTGACGGTACATTTAACGAATCATCCTTTGCTGTGGATATTGCAGAAGTGGTTAAAGGTACAGCACCCCAAGAATATTTAGACGCTCGTTTATTCTTTGAAAAAACCTATTTAACTAGCGGTTTACAAAGATTAATTTGTAACGTTTTAACCTGTATAGCTAATAGTACGGGAGATAAAGTTATTCAACTACAAACCCCTTTTGGAGGTGGTAAAACCCATTCTTTATTAGCAATTTATCATCTGGTTAAATCATTTAGTGAAATTAATCATTTATCCCAAATTCAATCTTTAGCTAATAACTTATCAATTCCTAGTACCAAAGTAGCGGTATTTGTAGGAACAGAAGCTGATGTAATTAATGGTAAAACTCCTTGGGGGAAAATAGCAGAACAACTGGGTTGTTATCATTTAATTAAAGACCATGACCAAAAACGTATTGCTCCAGGGAAAGAAATATTAAGAGAAATCATCAAACAAAGTGGCTCAGTTTTGATTTTAATAGATGAATTATTAGCATATATTACCAAAGCTAACCAACTAGAAAAACAGGAAAAAATTGCCCAAGGACAAACTTTAGTATTTTTACAAGAAATTACCGAAGTCATCGCCGCTTCTAATAATTCAGTGTTAATTCTTACTTTACCAAAAAGTGATTTAGAACAATTTGATGAAGCCGCAACTAGAGCATTATCTCAATTAGAAAAAATAGCTGGTAGAGTAGAAACTATTTATGTACCTGTAGATGGTGTAGAAATTTATGAAGTTGTCAGAAAACGTTTATTTGATAGTATAGGAGATATTGACCAGCATAAACAAACAGCAGAAACCTATTTTCGTCTTTATCAACAACTAGGTAATGATGTACCCTCAGAAGTCAAAGAAATTAGCTATCGGGATAAAATAGAACAAGCCTATCCTTTTCATCCCGAATTGATAGATACTCTGTATGAAAGATGGGGTTCATTTCCTACATTTCAGCGCACTAGAGGAGTATTAAGGCTATTAGCAGAAGTAATTAAAGACCTTTATAAACAAGGTGCAGATCCTTTAATTCAATCATCACAAATAAACCTATCAAATCCAGCATTAAAACGAGAATTAATTAAACATATTGGCAATGAATTTGATAGTATTATTACTTCCGATATCATGGGTAAATCTCAACAGATTGATAGAGATATGGGAAGTGAATATGAAAAATATAATATTGCGTCCAAATTAGCAACAGGAGTATTTTTCTATTCTTTTAGTGGTTCAGATAGAAGAGGAGTTAGTTTATCTTGGTTAAGAATAGCCTTACTTAATAGTAGTATTCCTTCTACGATCATTGGAGATGCTATAGCAAAATTAGCCGATAATCTTTGGTATTTTCATGAAGAAAAACCTCTTTATAGTTTTAAAAATGAACCCAATCTAAACCGAGTTATTGTTGATAGGGAGCAATTAATTGATGATGAACAAATTACAGATAAATTACGGGAATTAATCAAAGAACAGCCTAAAAGTAAATTTTTTGAAACCCATATTTGGAAAGAGTCTCAGGATATTCCTGATCATACTAAGTTTAAATTAGTGATTTTACATCCTAATTATAAAAAGGGAGATGAAGAGACTGAGAAATTTACCCAAGAATTATTTAGCAATACATCTTTTCGCATTTATAAAAACACAGTATTTTTAGTAATTGTAGATGCTGCTAATTATGTAACACTAGAAAAGCACCTAAAACGCTATTTGGCTTTAAGTGCTATCACAGAAGATCAAGACCTGAAAAAGACTCTTTCATTATCATCTAAAACTGATTTACAGGACAAACTGAGCCAAGCGAAAAAAGACACAGTAAACGGTTTGATTGTAGCTTATCGTCATCTAGCATGGTGTGGTCAAAATACTATAGATTATAATGATTTTAGTACAGCTACAAAAGTAGAAGGTAATTCTTGGCTAGAACGGATAGAAAATCACCTCAAAAATCAACGCCATATTATTTCTAAGATTGCACCAAATGTACTTTTAAAGGGATTAAGTGCTAATGAAACTGAGAAAAGTTTACAAGATATTTATAATAACTCTCTCAGAACTCCTGGACAGAAACCTTTATTAGAAAATGAATTAGTCATTTTAGAAGCAGTGAAAATAGGAGTTAAAGAAGGTAAATTTGGTGTTAGATTTAATGAAAAACTTTATTATGAAGATAATCTTCATGAAGTGACATTAGCAGCTATTTTAGTACGTCCTGAACTTGCTCAAGCAGAAAAAACACAGTTACAAACTCAATCTGATAATAATTCAAATAATAATTCAGATTCTCATAGTAATAAAACACCAGAAAATATAAGTCAAACTTCATCAGGTAATTCAACGGTTGAAAATCCTCTAGTAAATCCTGGCAAAGTTGAAACTCCATCTGGAACTTATAATGTCAATCCTTCCAGTGAAGCAAAAACTCAAACTAAAGTTAAAAAAGTCAAATTTAAAGCAGATTTACCTTGGAGTAAACTATCTAATCTAGTTCGTGGTGTAATTACACCACTTCAAGCAGGAGCATCCAACATCAAAATTACCATTGAAATCGAAGCAGAATCAAGCCAGGGGTATGACCGTCATACATTAGACAATACAGTGAAAGAAACCCTGAAACAATTAGATTCAAAAATTTTGAATTGGGAAGAGGATGAAAAATAA
- a CDS encoding helicase-related protein, with product MKIEQLQPGIIICGDKFPEPVKVLSSKMIGTSRVKIEAVGINTNKYYDPVIPIQELIDLQEQKDLQFQFTGNPESVFLYLEGTRIRNAFQFDPLYGISASQVDPLPHQIEAIYHYILKSPNIRFLLADDPGAGKTIMGGLLIKELKYRGLVNRVLIVVPGHLKGQWLREMKERFSEKFLMVDRGVVNASWSQNVWTEFPQIITSLDFIKQNDVQLAFNDARWDLVIVDEAHKMSAYKYGEKISKTARYTVGETLSSNSKYLILLTATPHRGDPENFKLFLDLLQPNFFANTEMLATSIEDADNPLFLRRLKEDLKNFDGQPLFPPRLVETIKYYLNEEEKKLYNAVTDYVEENFNKALQKEKRNVAFALTVLQRRLASSVRAVLKSLERRKQRLEDLYKKGKLIQDGIYNEDYLEDLEDEERYSKEEELLAKLSSAESLDELKLEITNLEFLVKLAKAAEKQEIETKLNRLREVLEERKIRESKEKLLIFTESKDTMEYLAEKLKKWEYSVTLIHGGLNMDARIKAEYEFKNKTQIMVATEAAGEGINLQFCWLMVNYDIPWNPNRLEQRMGRIHRYGQEHEVHIYNLVALDTREGQVLQKLFDKLEAMKEALGDRVFDVIGDVLQGASLKDLILDAIANKRTIDDILAQMDKVPDMEAINKVKQASLEALATRHIDLSRINQEQRTAKENRLVPEYIERFFLRAAKHLKIKVEKRQNGFWRIPSVPFELRNQPHEFKLKYGEVQREYLNFGFEKKTTSKAQAELVTSGHPLMEAILEHLFKQYQKEIDKGSVFLDPDGKWDGLLWFMSGEIQDGSGEIAGRRLVCLYQDKLDNFQIVNPSVLWDLKPNDESTEIIEELVEALKVSNLKSKLENAIAYILDNYLDPYQQELLQKRLSDAQIKRKYGLKSIDSLILESEAKLTDYEIRKIQGDNIPDVIIGNEQRNRDDLEQKKLKLEEDIRVQTNLYLSEPEILSVIQVIPIVPKFGSSDQHSNKEIELIGMETTIEYEKQQQRNPQDVSLEYVGYDIRSCDDSGNYRYIEVKARSATGAISLTPNEWVMANRLGDEYWLYIVENAATNPTLYTIQNPALHLNPAEEVSVIRYVVNDWRYHANCESNQS from the coding sequence ATGAAGATAGAACAGTTACAGCCAGGAATCATTATTTGCGGAGACAAATTTCCTGAACCCGTAAAAGTTTTATCATCTAAAATGATAGGAACTTCCAGAGTAAAAATAGAAGCTGTTGGTATTAATACTAATAAATATTATGATCCTGTTATTCCTATTCAAGAATTAATTGATCTCCAAGAACAAAAAGACCTACAATTTCAATTTACAGGAAATCCTGAATCAGTATTTTTATACTTAGAAGGAACACGCATTCGCAATGCTTTTCAATTTGACCCTCTTTATGGTATCAGTGCATCCCAAGTTGACCCATTACCCCATCAAATTGAAGCTATTTATCATTACATTCTCAAAAGTCCTAATATTCGTTTCTTATTAGCAGATGACCCCGGTGCTGGTAAAACCATCATGGGAGGATTATTAATTAAAGAATTAAAATATCGAGGTTTAGTAAATAGAGTATTAATCGTTGTTCCTGGACATCTCAAAGGCCAATGGTTACGAGAGATGAAGGAGCGTTTTTCTGAGAAGTTTTTGATGGTAGACAGGGGAGTAGTTAATGCTAGTTGGAGTCAAAATGTTTGGACAGAATTTCCTCAAATCATTACCTCCCTTGATTTTATTAAACAAAATGATGTGCAGTTAGCTTTTAATGATGCTAGATGGGATTTAGTTATTGTTGATGAAGCTCATAAAATGTCTGCTTATAAATATGGAGAGAAAATTAGTAAAACTGCTCGTTATACTGTAGGAGAAACCCTATCTAGTAATTCTAAATATTTAATTTTACTAACTGCTACTCCCCATAGAGGAGATCCTGAAAACTTCAAATTATTTCTGGATTTACTACAACCTAACTTCTTTGCTAATACAGAAATGTTAGCAACTTCTATTGAAGATGCAGATAATCCTTTATTTTTACGTCGTTTAAAAGAAGATTTAAAAAACTTTGATGGACAACCTTTATTCCCACCCCGTTTAGTGGAAACGATTAAGTATTATCTGAATGAAGAAGAGAAAAAACTTTATAATGCTGTTACCGATTATGTAGAAGAGAACTTTAACAAAGCTCTCCAAAAAGAAAAACGTAATGTGGCTTTTGCTTTAACTGTTCTGCAAAGACGTTTGGCTTCTAGCGTCAGAGCCGTTTTAAAATCTTTAGAACGTCGCAAACAACGATTAGAAGATTTATATAAAAAAGGCAAATTAATTCAGGATGGTATTTATAATGAAGATTATCTAGAAGACTTGGAAGATGAGGAACGCTACAGTAAAGAAGAAGAATTACTTGCTAAATTATCTTCAGCCGAATCTTTAGATGAATTAAAGTTAGAAATTACTAATTTAGAGTTTTTAGTTAAGTTAGCTAAAGCAGCAGAAAAGCAAGAGATTGAAACAAAACTCAATCGCTTACGGGAAGTTTTAGAAGAAAGAAAAATTCGAGAAAGTAAGGAAAAGTTACTAATTTTCACTGAGTCAAAAGATACAATGGAATATTTAGCAGAAAAGCTGAAAAAGTGGGAGTATAGTGTGACTTTAATTCATGGTGGCTTAAATATGGATGCTCGGATTAAAGCTGAATATGAGTTTAAAAATAAAACTCAAATTATGGTAGCTACGGAAGCCGCAGGTGAAGGTATTAATCTACAATTTTGTTGGTTAATGGTGAATTATGATATTCCTTGGAATCCTAATCGCTTAGAACAAAGAATGGGTAGAATTCATCGCTATGGACAAGAACATGAAGTTCATATTTACAATTTAGTGGCTTTGGATACTAGGGAAGGTCAGGTTTTACAAAAGCTATTTGATAAGTTAGAAGCAATGAAAGAAGCTCTAGGAGATAGAGTTTTTGATGTCATTGGTGATGTTTTACAAGGTGCTAGTTTAAAGGATTTAATTCTCGATGCGATCGCTAATAAAAGAACCATAGATGATATTTTAGCCCAAATGGATAAAGTCCCAGACATGGAGGCAATTAATAAGGTAAAACAGGCTAGTTTGGAGGCTTTAGCTACTCGTCATATTGATTTATCTCGAATTAATCAAGAACAGCGTACAGCTAAGGAAAATCGTCTTGTCCCGGAATATATTGAAAGGTTCTTTTTAAGAGCAGCTAAACATTTAAAAATCAAAGTGGAAAAACGTCAAAATGGCTTTTGGCGTATTCCTAGTGTACCTTTTGAGTTAAGAAATCAACCCCATGAATTTAAACTCAAATATGGAGAAGTACAACGAGAATATTTAAACTTTGGTTTTGAGAAAAAAACTACTTCCAAAGCACAAGCAGAATTAGTTACCAGTGGTCATCCTTTAATGGAAGCAATTTTAGAACATTTATTTAAACAATATCAAAAAGAAATAGATAAAGGCTCAGTTTTTTTAGACCCTGATGGTAAATGGGACGGTTTATTATGGTTTATGTCTGGTGAAATTCAAGATGGTAGTGGAGAAATAGCCGGACGTAGATTAGTCTGTTTGTATCAAGACAAGTTAGATAATTTTCAAATTGTTAATCCTTCGGTGTTATGGGATTTAAAACCCAATGACGAATCTACAGAAATTATAGAAGAATTAGTAGAAGCATTAAAAGTTAGCAATCTGAAATCTAAACTGGAAAATGCTATAGCTTATATTTTAGATAACTATTTAGACCCCTATCAACAAGAATTATTACAGAAACGTTTATCAGATGCTCAAATTAAGCGAAAATACGGTTTAAAATCCATTGATTCTTTAATTTTAGAGTCAGAAGCCAAATTAACTGACTATGAGATTAGAAAAATCCAAGGTGATAATATTCCTGATGTCATTATTGGTAATGAACAGCGTAACCGAGATGATTTAGAACAGAAAAAACTCAAGTTAGAAGAAGATATTAGAGTCCAAACTAATCTTTATCTTTCAGAACCTGAGATTTTAAGCGTTATTCAAGTCATACCTATTGTTCCTAAATTTGGCAGTTCTGACCAACATAGTAATAAAGAAATTGAATTAATTGGTATGGAAACTACTATTGAATACGAGAAACAACAGCAGAGAAATCCTCAAGATGTTTCTTTAGAATATGTAGGTTATGACATTCGTTCCTGTGATGATTCAGGTAATTATCGTTATATCGAAGTTAAAGCTAGGTCTGCTACTGGAGCAATTTCTTTAACTCCTAATGAATGGGTAATGGCTAATCGTTTAGGAGATGAATATTGGCTTTATATTGTGGAAAATGCAGCAACTAATCCTACATTATACACAATTCAAAATCCAGCACTTCATTTAAACCCTGCTGAGGAGGTAAGTGTAATTCGGTATGTCGTTAATGATTGGCGTTATCATGCTAATTGTGAAAGCAATCAGAGTTAG
- a CDS encoding helix-turn-helix domain-containing protein translates to MVKKTEIGGLIRKFRLLTGLTEAQFGAYLDVTYGTVKRWENERSKPSAMDMDKIGQKFGEVGEQFPLLLMI, encoded by the coding sequence GTGGTCAAAAAAACCGAAATTGGGGGGCTAATTCGGAAGTTTCGCCTGTTGACTGGACTTACTGAAGCACAGTTTGGAGCTTATCTAGATGTGACTTATGGTACTGTTAAGCGTTGGGAAAATGAGCGATCTAAGCCCTCAGCTATGGATATGGACAAGATTGGGCAGAAGTTTGGGGAAGTGGGGGAACAATTTCCCCTGCTATTGATGATCTGA
- the crtH gene encoding carotenoid isomerase: MDSALFDVIIIGSGIGGLVTATQLAAKGAKVIVFESYLIPGGSAGYFQSQGYTFDVGASMIFGMGNKGTTNLLTRALDAVNVNLETIPDSVQIHYHLPNGLDLKIDRDYETFLQNLIAYFPQEAKGIRRFYDECQKVFNCLNNIELLSLEEPKYLLRVFLKNPLACLALAKYLPLNVGEVARKYIQDRQLLKFIDIECYCWSVVPADMTPMINAGMVFSDRHYGGVNYPRGGVGKIAEKLVTGLAQLGGEIQYQARVTKIITKQGKAVGVQLANGQVYYGKKIVSNATRWDTFTKLLPVQEMPVKEKNWQQRYIKSPSFLSLHIGVKAFVLPVGTECHHILLTDWQEMTTATGTIFVSIPTLLDPDLAPPGYHIIHAFTPDWISNWQGLSESEYTAKKEIAAGQIINRLAAIFPGLDAGLDYLEIGTPRTHRRFLGRIDGTYGPIPKRKLWGLLGMPFNRTVIPNLYCVGDSTFPGQGLNAVAFSGFACAHRIGVDLQLRK, from the coding sequence ATGGATTCCGCATTATTTGATGTCATTATCATTGGTTCTGGTATTGGTGGTTTAGTGACAGCCACCCAATTAGCAGCCAAAGGTGCAAAAGTTATAGTTTTTGAAAGTTATCTCATTCCCGGTGGTAGCGCTGGCTATTTTCAAAGCCAAGGATATACATTTGATGTCGGTGCATCAATGATTTTTGGCATGGGAAATAAAGGAACAACCAACTTACTCACCCGTGCCTTAGATGCAGTCAATGTTAATCTGGAAACCATTCCCGATTCTGTCCAGATTCACTATCATTTACCCAATGGTTTGGATTTAAAAATTGATCGAGATTATGAAACATTTCTCCAAAATCTAATTGCTTATTTTCCCCAGGAAGCCAAGGGAATCAGGCGATTTTATGATGAATGTCAAAAAGTTTTTAATTGCCTGAATAATATTGAATTGTTATCATTAGAAGAACCTAAATATCTCCTGCGGGTATTTCTCAAAAATCCTTTAGCTTGTCTAGCTTTAGCCAAGTATTTACCCTTAAATGTGGGAGAAGTGGCACGAAAGTATATTCAAGATCGTCAGTTATTAAAATTTATTGATATCGAGTGTTATTGCTGGTCAGTAGTTCCAGCGGACATGACACCAATGATTAATGCTGGTATGGTTTTTTCTGATAGACATTATGGAGGAGTTAATTATCCTCGGGGTGGAGTTGGGAAAATTGCCGAAAAATTGGTAACAGGTTTAGCACAATTGGGGGGTGAAATTCAATACCAAGCGCGAGTGACAAAAATCATTACCAAACAGGGAAAAGCTGTAGGTGTGCAATTAGCAAATGGTCAAGTTTATTATGGTAAAAAAATAGTATCTAATGCCACACGCTGGGACACCTTTACAAAACTACTACCAGTCCAAGAAATGCCAGTTAAAGAAAAAAATTGGCAACAACGATATATAAAATCACCCAGTTTTTTAAGCTTGCATATAGGGGTAAAAGCATTTGTTTTACCTGTAGGAACAGAATGTCATCATATTTTATTAACAGATTGGCAAGAAATGACCACAGCAACAGGAACAATTTTTGTTTCTATTCCTACCCTCCTTGACCCGGATTTAGCACCACCAGGATATCATATTATTCATGCCTTTACACCTGACTGGATTAGTAATTGGCAGGGACTTTCCGAAAGCGAGTATACGGCTAAAAAAGAAATAGCAGCAGGGCAAATTATTAACAGATTAGCCGCAATTTTTCCTGGTTTAGATGCTGGGTTAGATTATTTGGAAATCGGGACTCCACGTACTCACAGACGCTTTTTAGGACGGATAGATGGTACTTATGGACCAATACCTAAACGTAAGTTGTGGGGGTTATTGGGAATGCCTTTCAATCGCACTGTGATTCCTAATTTGTATTGTGTAGGAGATAGTACATTCCCCGGACAGGGTTTGAATGCAGTAGCTTTTTCTGGGTTTGCTTGCGCTCATAGGATTGGAGTAGATTTACAACTGAGAAAATAG